The Cryptococcus neoformans var. neoformans B-3501A chromosome 4, whole genome shotgun sequence genome has a window encoding:
- a CDS encoding hypothetical protein (Match to EST gb|CF182931.1|CF182931) has translation MPNSVSINSSPTTTNVLLNPPLRSPSYSEVELIRTPPARSFTPTPPVSRSLSANGSPTASTPGRLHGESDLSLLLRTLDFAARKHSCQRRKDVDQSPYINHPISVANYLSSTGITDVHVLQAAILHDTVEDTCTTIEEIADQFGIDVARIVEECTDNTALDGLQRKVEQLRAAPSKSKQAQQVKLADKLHNLESIRRSPPVGWGMKRVQAYFIWAKRVTDICAPAHPPLAERLQRLYETAHTRVNGTYFPCHPEVCGPLTEEEKELVDKRLRELKEGDTMCPEPLFF, from the exons ATGCCCAACAGTGTCTCCATAAactcctctcccaccaccacAAACGTTCTCCTGAACCCACCCCTACGCTCTCCATCCTACTCAGAGGTAGAACTCATTCGCACACCCCCCGCCAGGAGCTTTACTCCAACACCTCCAGTCAGCCGGAGTCTCAGCGCAAACGGATCACCTACGGCTTCTACTCCGGGGAGGCTGCATGGGGAAAGTGACCTGAGTTTACTCCTTCGCACTTTGGATTTTGCTGCTAGA AAACATTcttgccaaagaagaaaagatgtcGATCAATCCCCATA TATCAACCATCCGATT TCTGTGGCAAACTATTTATCGTCAACTGGCATCACCGACGTTCACGTTTTGCAAGCTGCAATCCTTCATGATACTGTCGAAGACACATGTACGACTATAG AAGAAATTGCAGACCAATTTGGAATTGATGTGGCACGAATTGTGGAG GAATGTACCGACAATACTGCACTGGATGGCCTTCAGCGCAAGGTCGAGCAATTGCGTGCAGCTCCTTCAAAGTCCAAACAGGCTCAACAAGTCAAGTTGGCAGA TAAATTGCACAATCTTGAGTCAATCCGACGTAGCCCACCAGTGGGATGGGGTATGAAACGAGTGCAGGCCTATTTCATATGGGCCAAAAGGGTGACTGATA TATGTGCCCCTGCCCATCCTCCCTTAGCCGAGCGTTTGCAGCGTCTATACGAAACAGCCCATACGCGAGTGAATGGCACCTACTTTCCCTGCCACCCAGAAGTCTGTGGACCTTTAACAGAG gaggaaaaggagctCGTCGACAAAAGGTTACGAGAACTCAAAGAAGGGGATACCATGTGTCCCGAACCTCTGTTTTTCTGA
- a CDS encoding hypothetical protein (Match to ESTs gb|CF191260.1|CF191260, gb|CF191259.1|CF191259, gb|CF188753.1|CF188753; HMMPfam hit to Coatomer_E, Coatomer epsilon subunit, score: 42.0, E(): 3e-11) has protein sequence MEADPLYHVKQLFYQASYQACISEASEYPHTPSDDPSSLHRALYIARSHLALPSPSPSSAHAILAPFLSLSPVPLSARAVDAFASIHEAEEDAREEKVEEVRDLVLECEGGNDEEEEKTVRAIAASVFILVGENEEAVATLTEGAAKDDLECIAILVQLLLSLNRRDLAQATYNSAKKFGSDSMLIQAMEAWIGLKTGSQPLHQSYYFYEELYQLPNGRTAPVLASHAAAHLLLGHVDEAKADIVEASQSKAGQSSSDVLAVGASVGAEGFAEKLVTTAKQHPYALDLIEKNKLFDEAAAKYAVSA, from the exons ATGGAGGCAGACCCCTTATACCACGTCAAGCAGCTCTTCTACCAGG CGTCATACCAAG CCTGTATCTCTGAAGCCTCAGAATACCCCCACACACCTTCAGACGACCCTTCATCACTCCACCGTGCTCTCTATATTGCTCGCTCTCATCTTGCGCTTCCGTCTCCATCCCCCTCATCTGCCCACGCTATCCTCGCACCCTTCCTTTCGCTCTCACCCGTACCTCTTTCTGCGCGTGCAGTTGACGCGTTCGCCTCTATCCATGaagcggaggaagatgccagagaggaaaaggtagaAGAGGTTAGGGACTTGGTATTGGAATGTGAAGGTGGAAacgatgaggaggaggagaagaccGTAAGAGCCATTGCTGCTAGCGTGTTTATCCTTGTGGGAGAGAACGAAGAGGCTGTGGCTACTTTGACAGAGGGCGCGGCTAAGGATGATCTGGAGTG TATTGCCATCCTtgtccagcttcttctttctctcaaTCGCCGAGATCTTGCGCAAGCTACTTACAACTCCGCCAAGAAATTCGGGAGTGACTCTATGCTTATTCAGGCTATGGAAGCTTGGATTGGGCTCAAGACT GGatctcaacctcttcatcaatccTACTACTTTTACGAAGAGCTTTATCAGCTTCCCAATGGTCGCACCGCTCCTGTTTTAGCTTCGCACGCTGCCGCACACCTTCTCTTAGGTCACGTCGATGAGGCCAAGGCCGACATTGTGGAAGCATCCCAGAGTAAGGCAGGGCAGAGTAGCAGCGATGTTCTGGCTGTTGGCGCTTCGGTTGGCGCTGAGGGCTTTGCGGA GAAGCTGGTTACGACCGCAAAGCAACACCCCTATGCCCTCGATCTCATTGAGAAGAATAAGCTGTTCGATGAAGCTGCTGCCAAATATGCGGTATCCGCAtag
- a CDS encoding hypothetical protein (HMMPfam hit to FYVE, FYVE zinc finger, score: 72.6, E(): 1e-18; HMMPfam hit to PIP5K, Phosphatidylinositol-4-phosphate 5-Kinase, score: 177.5, E(): 2.6e-50), which yields MPSSSYSEHSIPPSSHLTTFPNPFQDEPEQGILPAFLSKVKQTFASGISQPPTQNSHASSDRLPLSIEGENKFAHDRDSNPIAPPREGGQTEAQAIAEAVMKNRIQTAAQGALPNSAVEQQQRMHGQSAGSISAVVATAAEALPSTQSTAHPSNLSIHTSHDQSLNPPIGPVNTFGSSNSHPPVPASVASSQVSISGPKRAVASGGPHWRPSGVAPAQVTISPVTTTVQTASKEPISSPARPIPFPSAKVPHRGNVNRQNSISSSSRAPTPLPHHIHTNPLSTGQNKRLRRSSVATLPDSPSSLSISGMIAANAELTQSHSYVPGFPLAQDDTRSVRSMGAVKRLNSVSRIIKRMKGDGLSKQYWMADEHCKECYDCKSVFTAWRRKHHCRICGQIFCSRCASNIIGARRFGQEGVVRVCNLCLKIMEEYKDDDDDDRRSINSFSTSVHRYPSISDRAFLNTAMSPEMPYAKSPFAASQLFSSHPNDSLMAIDEASVPMQWDDGRLDAERAFILNEVGGPPTPTGDDRIWAGRPPTVAPFRRPVELDQKVAADQEEADGDGRVSTPVLETSGSALHATHRDATSSPFPRTNTMSTDDDVERAPLSREDSGHPLIGLKTRMNQAVLTALLDSEKSEGLWRARSHSFAHQPEMLTGASLQHFKLMLSQAIARAELPKADEWHRILTNLILKVPLNLQPNVRAGDDIDVRAYVKIKKVPGGKISDSEYVDGIVITKNVAHKAMSRRLVNPRIMVVTFPLDYHRVDNQFMSLDPILAQEKDYLRLLTKRIVDARPHIVLAQSSVSRIALDYLLEANVALARSVKASAIQQVARCTQADIVASMDRLVLEPRMGRCGEFRIQSFDHELIPGRRKTLMRFEGASREQGCTIILRGADLPTLRKVKVITDFMALVAYHLRNEVIMYNDEHNIPPPKPVLPTEYRELLDLLDSDRSPTEGSPSCDTPSQLSHSTATLKPITSPDNIEFVSESSSTPRPNLNPIQLDDKQLEKRDALEVTKQIAKSLEPYLTVALSSSAAIMFPPPAILAKMAALDRRLSELRVNRDEAEAAQILEEETKVAEVSKDNAPTVGTTDSETASLAPTSISEAAGTSSEVPINDAMSAYPTTSTSKPPIRDPYHILRKPQEVSQESALAQVEHAHQEQIRLWQWYTRRFAEELRPENYQGIVYLSSLGCEGAEKPCVEPSLQHIDYYQPGDQTVGQFLESLAIVAPDQCTSKNCERLLLFHYHLLVHGQRRLQIAVDQFPCPSPGHEDQIITWSYCRQCATPSPTTIMREETWKMSWGAYLEQCFYPPEIRAGFSCPHDAFRDQIRYYAHRNLAIRIHNEQIDLFEPVRPSIKLQIKAETKVILKNREYDSALAKIYAFFDSVASRLRTIDVEGVQSDKVSRLNANVESMLVRAASDREEIINLLNRTYKLTPITDVLSLNIVLRALQDKVVQWDVDFADIEKAFMPTEKDLKKMTASHLKRFFANQDAPGSLERSALAGTPSVVSEEHETKDDVAPTQAPSDKQTTIIGLSSDTTTDGAAAFADIATAKLDDASVTPTAGILQPMSNPYSRSVRSSSKETEDDSDSTVFATHDDLVDKGDGKATIEPSTENDTSQFVSRLPRRAAPAPSIADLVQRFNESTQLALPGLTCSPEHTRSAGGSRRQSPRQYSSHDISDSDHSSRNRPRLRRGKTEQPSHRQRDASRPGLMSDGDRSYATNASRISSSSHLHRSVGESKNNDYPTVRPSMGSRAPSYTSNIPPRSGRASPKLRYPVVTHVQSLFDLEEGKPRVAGKGKSPRRPESTTPIVGKNVGRRSQSGTSRVNSIARHFDRLSREAEKERQKRISVVRGKRARPVSVTKAKVQVFDNLRDAFKDEFDTDSSEADNEEDELGSDDSLGSADEPISRTKAESFSNNSSPTRPIGSSVPMATSPSLLPEASLSKDDLVTMSPPIASETTTSILSDSKSEKSFTDRLKIELPSFETSAPLPSHPATPQVHTDTTTADEALGAVSASQTSDVETSTANEKSSLLKSLSGLWAFRAADFAPLEYPLSASEHIFADSKVIIRETEPTSIIAFTLSSKTYRDNSKAWSTSRQEEGRFDTFMPEEAMSANHPAAWDAVSLEDVDETARQERGTHMKYDFESGASTIFCRIFFAEQFAALRKACNCEDSFVESLARCIQFDASGGKSGSAFLKSRDDRFIAKEITRYEMDALTKFAPAYFDYTRKAFQGQRPTVLAKIYGFFKIGFNNAITGKAMKMNVLVMENLFYERRFAKIYDLKGSTRNRLIQPTGRINEVLLDENLMEIVYKHPLYLREQSKRVLRTALFNDTLFLSNLNVMDYSLVVGVDTDKHELVVGIVDYIRTFTWDKKLESWVKDLGAGGKGEPTIVTPKQYKLRFRTAMERFYFPSVPDRWTVVVPDEAQVEEDEPGVGATG from the exons AtgccttcctcctcctacTCAGAGCATTCCATCCCACCCTCATCTCACCTCACCACCTTTCCGAACCCCTTTCAGGATGAACCAGAGCAGGGAATACTTCCAGCATTCCTTTCAAAGGTGAAGCAAACATTTGCATCAGGTATATCCCAACCTCCTACCCAAAATTCCCATGCCAGCTCCGACAGGCTACCCCTCTCGATAGAAGGTGAAAACAAATTCGCTCATGACCGGGATTCGAACCCCATCGCTCCGCCCAGGGAAGGTGGTCAGACAGAGGCGCAGGCCATTGCAGAGGCAGTCATGAAGAACAGGATTCAGACGGCTGCTCAAGGTGCACTTCCGAACTCAGCAgttgagcagcagcaacgCATGCACGGGCAGTCGGCTGGTTCGATCAGCGCCGTTGTAGCTACAGCCGCAGAGGCGCTGCCCTCAACACAGTCCACAGCCCATCCCTCAAACTTGTCTATCCATACTTCGCATGACCAGTCCCTGAATCCGCCTATCGGTCCTGTCAATACTTTCGGTAGCTCAAATTCTCACCCACCCGTCCCCGCATCTGTTGCCTCGTCCCAAGTCTCTATTTCAGGGCCGAAGCGCGCTGTCGCTTCTGGAGGGCCACACTGGCGTCCATCCGGTGTCGCTCCTGCGCAGGTTACTATTTCGCCCGTGACAACGACAGTGCAGACTGCGAGCAAGGAACCtatttcttctcctgctaGACCAATTCCCTTTCCGAGTGCCAAGGTTCCACATCGAGGTAACGTCAACCGTCAAAACTCTatatcctcttcctcgcgCGCTCCAACCCCGCTACCTCACCACATTCACACCAATCCTCTGTCGACAGGCCAAAATAAACGCCTTCGTAGATCATCTGTTGCGACCCTTCCCgattcaccttcttccctttccattTCCGGTATGATAGCTGCCAACGCCGAATTAACTCAGAGTCATAGCTACGTTCCTGGATTCCCTTTAGCACAAGATGACACCAGAAGCGTGAGAAGCATGGGGGCCGTCAAGAGGCTGAATAGTGTCAGCAGGATTATCAAAAGGATGAAAGGAGACGGCTTAAGTAAACAATACTGGATGGCGGACGAGCATTGCAAGGAATGTTACGACTGCAAATCA GTTTTCACGGCATGGCGAAGGAAGCATCATTGCCGGATATGCGGTCAGATATTCTGCTCTCGTTGTGCATCCAATATCATCGGTGCTCGTCGTTTTGGCCAGGAAGGAGTTGTAAGGGTTTGCAATCTTTGTCTCAAGATTATGGAAGAGTACaaggacgacgacgacgatgaccGTCGGTCAATCAATTCATTCTCTACGTCCGTTCACCGTTATCCGAGTATATCCGACCGAGCATTTCTCAACACTGCAATGTCCCCAGAGATGCCGTATGCTAAATCCCCCTTTGCCGCAAGCCAGCTATTTAGCTCCCATCCTAACGACTCACTTATGGCCATTGACGAGGCCTCGGTTCCCATGCAATGGGACGATGGTCGTCTTGATGCGGAGAGAGCCTTCATTCTCAATGAAGTCGGCGGGCCACCAACACCCACTGGAGATGATCGTATATGGGCAGGAAGACCGCCAACTGTAGCGCCCTTCAGGAGACCCGTAGAGCTGGACCAAAAGGTCGCTGCcgaccaagaagaagctgacgGAGATGGTCGCGTCAGCACTCCTGTGTTGGAAACCTCGGGTTCCGCATTGCATGCCACGCATAGAGATGCGACAAGTTCACCCTTTCCTAGGACGAATACCATGTCGACAGACGACGATGTAGAAAGAGCACCACTGAGTCGCGAAGATTCAGGTCATCCTCTCATTGGtttgaagacgaggatgaatcAGGCAGTCCTTACTGCATTGTTGGATTCAGAAAAGTCGGAGGGACTCTGGAGAGCGAGGTCGCACTCTTTCGC ACACCAACCCGAAATGTTAACAGGCGCAAGCCTCCAACATTTCAAACTCATGCTTTCACAAGCTATCGCACGTGCCGAACTTCCCAAAGCCGATGAATGGCATCGAATTCTCACCAATCTCATTCTCAAAGTACCTCTCAACTTACAGCCCAATGTACGCGCTGGGGATGATATTGACGTTCGAGCGTATGTCAAAATCAAAAAGGTCCCAGGTGGGAAAATCAGTGACTCGGAGTACGTAGACGGAATTGTCATAACCAAAAATGTGGCCCACAAAGCCATGTCCAGGAGACTTGTTAACCCGCGCATAATGGTGGTCACCTTCCCTTTAGATTACCACCGGGTTGATAATCAGTTTATGTCGTTGGATCCGATACTCGCCCAGGAAAAAGATTATTTACGGTTACTGACGAAACGCATCGTTGACGCCCGACCTCACATTGTATTGGCCCAGTCCTCTGTTTCACGAATCGCACTCGACTACCTGCTAGAAGCTAACGTCGCGCTTGCTCGCAGCGTCAAAGCTTCTGCTATCCAGCAGGTGGCCAGATGTACTCAAGCAGATATTGTTGCTTCGATGGATCGACTCGTCCTTGAGCCAAGAATGGGTCGATGCGGAGAGTTCAGGATTCAATCTTTTGATCATGAGCTTATCCCAGGTAGAAGAAAAACTTTAATGAGGTTCGAAGGAGCAAGCAGGGAGCAAGGCTGCACGATCATATTGCGCGGTGCGGATTTGCCAACTTTACGCAAGGTTAAAGTGATCACGGATTTCATGGCGCTCGTGGCATATCATCTGAGAAACGAGGTGATAATGTACAACGACGAACACAACATTCCACCACCTAAGCCTGTGCTCCCAACGGAGTACCGCGAGCTTCTGGACCTTCTCGACTCCGATAGATCACCCACTGAAGGTAGTCCTTCTTGCGACACACCTTCGCAACTTTCTCATTCCACCGCCACCCTTAAACCCATAACTTCCCCTGATAATATCGAATTCGTATCcgaatcttcttcaactcctAGGCCAAATCTCAATCCTATCCAGCTTGATGACAAACAACTTGAGAAGCGTGATGCTCTGGAAGTGACGAAACAGATTGCTAAGTCCCTTGAACCTTATCTGACAGTCgctttgtcttcttccgcaGCAATAATGTTTCCCCCACCTGCTATCTTGGCGAAGATGGCTGCGCTTGATCGGAGATTGTCAGAGCTGAGGGTGAACAGGGATGAAGCAGAGGCAGCGCAGATATTAGAAGAGGAAACAAAAGTGGCAGAGGTATCAAAAGATAATGCTCCTACAGTGGGGACTACCGATTCAGAGACAGCCTCATTAGCCCCGACATCGATTTCTGAAGCGGCTGGAACCTCCTCTGAAGTGCCGATTAATGATGCTATGAGTGCCTATCCAACGACATCTACAAGCAAACCACCAATACGAGATCCTTATCACATTCTTCGGAAGCCCCAAGAAGTATCCCAAGAAAGTGCGCTGGCGCAAGTAGAACATGCCCATCAAGAACAGATCAGACTATGGCAATGGTACACGCGGAGATTTGCAGAAGAACTCCGCCCTGAGAACTATCAAGGCATTGTTTACTTGTCATCGCTGGGTTGTGAAGGTGCTGAAAAGCCATGTGTGGAGCCGTCTCTTCAGCATATCGATTATTACCAGCCCGGTGATCAGACTGTCGGCCAGTTTCTCGAAAGTCTTGCCATCGTGGCTCCGGACCAATGTACTAGCAAGAACTGCGAACGTCTACTACTCTTCCATTACCATTTACTAGTGCATGGTCAACGTCGCCTGCAAATTGCCGTAGATCAGttcccttgcccttccccAGGACATGAAGACCAAATCATCACATGGTCCTATTGTCGACAATGTGCCACCCCATCGCCCACGACCATcatgagagaagaaactTGGAAAATGTCTTGGGGCGCTTATCTGGAGCAATGCTTTTATCCACCAGAGATTCGAGCTGGTTTTTCTTGTCCCCATGACGCATTTCGCGATCAAATTCGATATTATGCCCACCGAAATTTGGCAATTAGGATACATAATGAGCAGATCGACCTCTTTGAGCCTGTACGGCCATCGATCAAACTACAGATTAAGGCGGAGACTAAGGTGATACTCAAGAATAGGGAATACGACAGCGCATTGGCGAAAATCTATGCATTCTTCGATTCAGTGGCGTCGCGGCTGAGAACGATTGACGTGGAAGGCGTGCAGTCAGATAAA GTATCCCGTCTTAATGCAAACGTTGAATCTATGCTTGTTCGAGCGGCCAGCGACCGAGAAGAGATCATCAATCTGTTGAACAGGACGTATAAGCTCACTCCAATTACAGATGTACTATCACTGAACATCGTATTGAGAGCTTTGCAAGACAAAGTAGTCCAGTGGGA CGTAGATTTTGCAGACATTGAGAAGGCTTTCATGCCCACAGAGAAAGACCTGAAAAAAA TGACCGCATCCCACCTAAAACGTTTTTTTGCAAATCAAGATGCCCCCGGTTCATTAGAGCGAAGTGCTTTAGCCGGAACACCTTCAGTGGTTTCGGAAGAGCATGAGACCAAAGACGATGTCGCTCCTACTCAAGCACCGAGCGACAAGCAAACGACTATAATCGGACTCAGTTCCGATACAACTACGGATGGCGCAGCTGCCTTTGCCGATATCGCTACAGCGAAACTCGATGACGCCTCAGTAACACCTACTGCTGGCATACTCCAACCAATGTCAAACCCGTACTCAAGATCTGTGAGGTCGAGTTCGAAAGAGACAGAGGATGACAGTGATTCAACAGTATTTGCAACCCACGATGATCTTGTGGACAAAGGAGACGGTAAAGCCACGATAGAGCCAAGCACTGAGAATGACACTTCTCAGTTTGTGTCTCGCCTTCCCCGACGCGCAGCTCCTGCTCCAAG CATAGCAGACCTTGTTCAACGCTTCAACGAGTCTACTCAGCTAGCCCTGCCGGGACTGACTTGTTCTCCGGAACATACACGCTCTGCTGGAGGCTCTCGTCGTCAATCTCCCCGGCAATATTCATCGCATGATATTTCCGACAGTGATCATAGCTCTCGAAATCGTCCAAGATTGCGTCGTGGAAAGACTGAACAGCCCTCTCATCGTCAACGGGACGCCTCCAGGCCCGGATTGATGTCTGATGGTGATCGAAGCTACGCTACAAACGCATCACGTatatcatcttcttcgcatCTTCATAGATCAGTTGGCGAAAGTAAGAATAACGATTATCCCACTGTGAGACCCAGTATGGGCTCTCGTGCCCCATCATACACCAGCAACATCCCTCCGCGTTCCGGTAGAGCCTCTCCCAAGTTGAGATATCCCGTTGTAACTCACGTTCAATCTCTCTTCgatcttgaagaagggaagccTCGGGTTGCTGGTAAAGGTAAATCGCCTAGACGTCCAGAGTCTACCACGCCGATTGTGGGTAAGAACGTAGGCCGTCGTTCTCAAAGTGGTACTTCTCGAGTAAATTCCATTGCACGTCACTTCGATCGTCTCTCGAGAGAGGCCGAAAAGGAGCGTCAAAAACGCATATCCGTTGTCAGAGGGAAACGAGCTAGGCCAGTCAGTGTAACCAAAGCTAAGGTACAGGTGTTTGACAATCTTAGGGATGCGTTTAAAGACGAGTTCGACACCGACTCATCAGAGGCTGataatgaagaggatgagctAGGGAGTGATGATAGTCTGGGTTCAGCAGACGAGCCGATCTCAAGAACGAAGGCAGAGTCATTTTCAAACAATTCCTCTCCCACTAGGCCGATTGGCTCGTCTGTACCAATGGccacatctccttccctaCTGCCCGAGGCAAGCTTATCAAAAGACGATCTTGTCACAATGAGTCCTCCCATTGCATCCGAGACCACTACCTCTATCCTTAGTGACTCCAAATCGGAAAAGTCGTTTACCGACCGTCTGAAGATAGAACTTCCAAGTTTTGAGACCAGTGCGCCTCTTCCGAGTCACCCAGCGACCCCACAAGTCCATACCGATACCACAACAGCAGACGAGGCATTGGGAGCGGTTTCTGCCTCACAAACCTCTGACGTCGAAACAAGCACAGCAAACGAGAAATCAAGTTTGCTAAAGTCGCTGAGTGGATTATGGGCATTTCGGGCGGCCGATTTCGCTCCACTGGAATATCCATT ATCAGCATCGGAACACATCTTTGCAGATTCTAAGGTCATTATACGTGAGACTGAGCCCACCAGCATTATCGCATTTACCCTTAGTTCGAAGACGTACAGAGATAATTCAAAGGCGTGGTCGACTAGCAGACAGGAAGAGGGCAGATTCGATACATTCATGCCAGAAGAGGCTATGAGCGCTAATCATCCAGCAGCATGGGATGCTGTTTCGCTGGAGGATGTCGATGAGACAGCGAGACAGGAAAGAGGTACACATATGAAATATG ATTTCGAGTCCGGAGCTTCGACCATCTTCTGCAGGATCTTTTTCGCAGAGCAGTTTGCCGCACTCCGTAAAGCCTGCAATTGCGAAGATAGCTTTGTGGAGTCGCTCGCACGTTGCATTCAATTTGACGCATCCGGGGGGAAATCAGGGTCAGCGTTCCTCAAAAGTCGAG ACGACCGGTTCATTGCAAAGGAGATTACTCGTTACGAGATGGACGCTCTCACGAAGTTTGCACCCGCCTACTTTGACTACACTCGCAAGGCTTTCCAAGGTCAGCGGCCGACGGTCCTCGCGAAGATATACGGGTTTTTCAAGATCGGCTTCAACAACGCCATCACTGGCAAGGCTATGAAGATGAATGTTCTCGTCATGGAAAATCTTTTTTATGAACGCCGCTTTGCCAAG ATTTACGACTTAAAGGGTAGTACTCGTAATCGACTAATACAACCAACAGGACGCATAAACGAGGTGCT ACTGGATGAGAACTTGATGGAGATCGTCTATAAGCACCCATTGTATCTCCGTGAACAATCGAAGCGTGTATTGCGTACTGCCCTCTTCAACGAcaccctttttctttcaaaTCTCAATGTCATGGATTATTCTTTGGTCGTAGGGGTGGACACTGATAAGCATGAGCTGGTAGTGGGGATTGTTGATTATATCAGGACTTTTACGTG GGATAAGAAGCTGGAATCATGGGTAAAAGATTTGGGGGCcggaggaaagggagaacCGACCATTGTAACTCCCAAACAAT ATAAACTGCGTTTCCGCACAGCGATGGAACGTTTCTATTTTCCATCGGTCCCAGACCGGTGGACTGTAGTAGTACCGGATGAAGCCCaggtagaggaagatgagccCGGAGTAGGCGCGACAGGTTGA